In a genomic window of Brettanomyces nanus chromosome 1, complete sequence:
- a CDS encoding uncharacterized protein (BUSCO:EOG09344EAY), with product MFTIAQRAQDVTGLMTTTMFVMAIVVSVISFIQLNVEGYQSIPGELVVRGTHNSVRYSRNYGGKSGRGKENVKLRFDLNADLTPLFNWNTKQVFVYLVGEYDGPDNAEGIKNLEEHSKVVFWDHIIPDANHAQLSLKNKKSKYSVYDYYPTLENRTASVKLEFNVQPWIGPLIWGTLNTEDEVTFHKPKSKKN from the coding sequence ATGTTCACAATCGCACAAAGGGCACAAGATGTCACTGGGCTCATGACGACAACTATGTTTGTTATGGCCATAGTGGTGTCGGTTATATCATTTATACAATTGAATGTCGAGGGATACCAAAGCATTCCAGGGGAGTTGGTTGTCAGAGGTACCCACAATTCGGTAAGGTACTCTAGAAATTATGGTGGAAAGTCGGGAAGGGGTAAGGAGAACGTGAAGCTTCGGTTTGACTTGAACGCAGATCTCACACCGCTATTCAATTGGAACACTAAGCAAGTGTTTGTCTACTTGGTGGGTGAATATGACGGCCCTGACAATGCCGAGGGAATTAAGAACCTAGAGGAGCACTCTAAAGTTGTCTTCTGGGACCATATCATACCCGACGCTAATCATGCTCAGCTCTCTCTtaaaaacaaaaagagCAAGTACTCTGTCTACGACTACTATCCAACATTGGAAAACAGAACTGCATCCGTTAAGCTTGAATTTAATGTGCAACCTTGGATCGGACCTCTTATATGGGGAACATTGAACACAGAGGACGAGGTTACATTCCATAAACCAAAGTCTAAGAAGAATTAG